TAAAGGGGAAGGCAAAGACGAGATTGTTGATATCATGGTGAAGCATACCGCATTGAAAGATCCGGAGCTATGGGATAAAGTGAATGTCACCGGTCTCGATCCGAACGGTAAAATGTTCGTCGATGACATTAAAAAACAATATGAAACGTATAAAGCGAACGGCGCTATCTTGGGCGATATTGATTTTGATAAAGCCGTTGATACTTCATTAGCAGAAGAAGCCGTGGAGATTATCGGAACGTATGAATAAAAGAAAAAATGCCCTATGCAACGGGCATTTTTTTCATTGCAATCGAAGTATGATAACTGTGCATTCCCATGCCGACAATGATGACGGCGATTCCGAAAAGTGAGAGCGGGCCGGGCAACGCAATATGTAAAATGAGCATTTCACCGATCATCGCGAAAATGAGCTCGGTCGATTGCGTCGCCTCTACGGCAGCGAGCTTGCCTTGGTCATGCTGGACAAGGTCAGTTGCCATGAAGAATAGTGTCGTCGCTATGACGCCCGAGCTGACAGCAACAATCAATGATTGGATCACTTGATTCCCGGATGGCAAGCCGACAGTCACCGTCGCATAAACAGCAAATCCAATCCAGACCGGAATCGTCATCAACGTCATTGCAAGGACACGTTGGAAAGTATCAAGTCTGCCTTGCAATAAATCCATCATTTTCCGGTTCCCTAATGGATAGGCAAAGGCGGCGATCAGCACCGGAAAGATGCCGAGCGACAAAGTTCGCATATCGACACTTTTCGCATTCGGAATTTGAATCAGGACGACGCCAACCAAAATGATTAATGAAATGGCTAATGAAATCAACGGGATCTTTTGTCGAATCTTCTTTTCACCATTCCCGGTCTTTACGACAATAACAAAGAATGGGGCCAATAAAACACCTGCCACAATCGTCAATTGCCATGTCCCGGCAAGCAACCATCCAGGACTATACGCTGCCGAAAAGGTTAAAGGGGCGTAGAAGAGGACGAATGCGACGACACTCC
The genomic region above belongs to Sporosarcina sp. Marseille-Q4943 and contains:
- a CDS encoding multidrug resistance efflux transporter family protein; amino-acid sequence: MKAIWIGILSSLFFAVTFVLNRSMEISGGSWLWSASLRYFFMVPFLIAIVAYRKGLRDTGKAMATNPLPFFGWSVVAFVLFYAPLTFSAAYSPGWLLAGTWQLTIVAGVLLAPFFVIVVKTGNGEKKIRQKIPLISLAISLIILVGVVLIQIPNAKSVDMRTLSLGIFPVLIAAFAYPLGNRKMMDLLQGRLDTFQRVLAMTLMTIPVWIGFAVYATVTVGLPSGNQVIQSLIVAVSSGVIATTLFFMATDLVQHDQGKLAAVEATQSTELIFAMIGEMLILHIALPGPLSLFGIAVIIVGMGMHSYHTSIAMKKMPVA